In Siniperca chuatsi isolate FFG_IHB_CAS linkage group LG16, ASM2008510v1, whole genome shotgun sequence, the following proteins share a genomic window:
- the mycn gene encoding N-myc protein, which translates to MPAIISKNSDLEFDSLQPCFYPDEDDFYFCGPDSAPPGEDIWKKFELLPTPPLSPSRAALPGEPATASPEADPLGFGLGDPLDWASELLLLPEDDIWGTSDDGDLFGSALDTNPNSIIIQDCMWSGFSAREKLERVVTEKLGKAISTATGGDRNVCVKAPEVVSRSSVSECVDPTVVFPFPVHKKNGSRDSPGTVNASTTHESAPSDSEEEDDDEEEEEEDEEEEEEDDEEIDVVTVEKRRSTINKASPMATGTVTISVHPKSQDARGIVSGSGVVSRFVSRVPQELILKRSSVHQQQHNYAAPSPYTSDDDPAPPPKKQKTSDTPRPPTRTISSSSSSSSTSCSSFTSTSGARSKRSASGDSSPRGSSDSEDSERRRNHNILERQRRNDLRSSFLTLRDHVPELAHNEKAAKVLILKKATEYVSSLETEEMRLQREKDRLQARRQQLMRRLEQARTR; encoded by the exons ATGCCGGCGATCATAAGTAAAAACTCCGATTTGGAGTTTGACTCCTTACAACCGTGTTTCTACCCGGATGAGGACGACTTCTACTTCTGTGGTCCCGACTCTGCGCCACCGGGGGAGGACATCTGGAAGAAATTCGAGTTGTTGCCTACTCCGCCCCTCTCCCCGAGCCGAGCCGCGCTACCGGGGGAGCCGGCGACTGCCTCCCCGGAAGCAGACCCTCTGGGCTTCGGCTTAGGGGACCCACTGGACTGGGCTTCAGAGCTTCTGCTCCTGCCCGAAGACGATATCTGGGGGACTTCCGACGATGGGGACCTGTTCGGCTCCGCTTTGGATACTAACCCCAACAGCATCATTATCCAGGACTGTATGTGGAGTGGCTTCTCCGCCAGGGAAAAGCTGGAGCGGGTGGTCACGGAGAAACTCGGAAAGGCTATTTCCACTGCCACAGGAGGCGACAGGAACGTGTGCGTCAAGGCGCCGGAGGTGGTGAGCCGCAGCTCGGTGTCAGAGTGTGTGGACCCCACGGTAGTCTTCCCTTTCCCGGTCCACAAGAAGAACGGAAGCAGGGACTCACCCGGGACCGTTAACGCATCCACAACCCACGAGAGCGCTCCCAGTGACTCTG aagaggaagatgacgatgaagaagaagaggaagaagacgaagaggaggaggaagaagacgaTGAGGAGATTGATGTGGTTACAGTAGAGAAGAGGCGCTCCACAATCAACAAGGCATCACCCATGGCGACGGGCACTGTCACCATCTCTGTGCATCCCAAGAGCCAAGATGCGAGAGGCATCGTCTCAGGGTCTGGCGTGGTGAGTCGGTTCGTCAGCCGAGTTCCTCAGGAGCTGATCCTGAAGAGGAGCTCGGTCCACCAGCAGCAACACAACTACGCAGCCCCCTCGCCGTACACTTCAGATGACGACCCTGCCCCACCTCCAAAGAAGCAAAAGACGTCAGACACCCCACGACCTCCCACCAGAACcatctcttcatcctcctcatcttcctccacaTCCTGCAGCTCATTCACCAGCACATCAGGGGCACGCAGCAAGCGCAGTGCCAGCGGAGACAGCAGCCCGCGCGGCAGCTCCGACTCAGAGGACAGCGAGCGCCGGCGTAACCACAACATCCTGGAGCGCCAGCGCCGCAACGACCTGCGCTCCAGCTTCCTGACGCTGCGCGACCACGTGCCAGAGCTGGCACACAACGAGAAGGCGGCTAAGGTGCTGATCCTGAAGAAGGCCACTGAGTATGTGAGCTCGCTGGAGACAGAGGAGATGAGGCTCCAGCGGGAGAAGGACAGGCTCCAGGCCCGCAGGCAACAGCTGATGCGCAGGCTGGAGCAGGCTAGGACTCGCTAA